CTTAAACCCGGAACGGCAGTTTAAAAACACTTTATCTAAACCCGAAAATTAAATGATCAGGATAGACGCGCACCAGCATTTCTGGCAATATTCACCCGCCACGCACGATTGGATAACTCCTGAAATGGCCGTTTTACAGCGCCATTATTTACCCGAAGATTTAGCGGGAAATTTAAAAAAAGCGGGTTTTACGGGCTGCGTAGCCGTGCAAGCGGCCCAAACCGAAGCCGAAACAGAATTTTTGTTAAATCTGGCAGTGGAATATTTTTTTATCAAAGGCGTAGTGGGTTGGGTAGATTTACGTGCCGACGATGCCAGGGAAAGATTAGCTTACTTTGCGCAGAATCCTTTGTTTAAAGGCGTACGCCACGTAGTGCAGGACGAGCCCGATAATTTATTCCTGATTCAGCCGGCTTTTTTGCGGGGCATCGCCTTGTTACAGCCGCTGGGCTTAACCTACGATATTTTGATATTCCCGCGGCATTTGCCGGTAGCTACCCAATTTGTAGTGCAGTTTCCGGAACAAAAGTTTGTGTTGGACCATTTGGCTAAGCCGTTCATCAAAAAAGGCGAGCTGCAACCGTGGGCCGAAAATTTAAAAAAACTGGCCAGCTATCCGAACGTCAGCGCTAAATTATCGGGCTTGGTTACCGAAGCCGATTGGGCCAACT
The sequence above is a segment of the Adhaeribacter swui genome. Coding sequences within it:
- a CDS encoding amidohydrolase family protein; translation: MIRIDAHQHFWQYSPATHDWITPEMAVLQRHYLPEDLAGNLKKAGFTGCVAVQAAQTEAETEFLLNLAVEYFFIKGVVGWVDLRADDARERLAYFAQNPLFKGVRHVVQDEPDNLFLIQPAFLRGIALLQPLGLTYDILIFPRHLPVATQFVVQFPEQKFVLDHLAKPFIKKGELQPWAENLKKLASYPNVSAKLSGLVTEADWANWQPQDLSPYLDIALEAFGPERLMIGSDWPVCRLAGEYEAVMQVVVDFVTALSPDEQAAILGNNAVQFYNLKM